ACCATTACTTCAAGTTTTATATTTGGGCATTACTCTAATAGATATTAATTATGCTAACGGTGTTCAATTGTTAAATGGATTTGAAATTTACCATGTACCTGCCATCACTAGTCTCTATATGTCATTGAATTTCAAGGAAGCTCACTTGGGGTCTAGTGTTTCATAGATACCAAGGATGTAGGACTTAATTTTTTCAGTTTGTTGAAAGTTCCATTGTTTTTCTCAAGAGATCTTCAAATTTTGTGTCCAAAGTCGACTATTGGGAACCTAATATTCTGGTCTTTGACttctttttttatgattatattttgagttctTTATATTCTGTTTAACCAAATGTGTTAATTTTATTGTAACTTAAActaaggatttttttttatatgaataagTTAAACTAAGGATTGATCAATATTATCTATATGAACTTAGCTTTTTtcatcaattttgaaaaataattatttctccttaacttttatattaaggcttaatgccttaactCCCCGATCTTTTAACCCTGTTTCAATCTtactctgacgttgaaaattgatcaactttactttattttgcattttctcgtttcaattgtaaggtagcacggaaacggaaacgggaaacggaaacgatacgaaacagaCACGGaaaaacgaaagtttttcaaaatgaaggacatgaaacgtgggggaaacgtgcaaataacaaaaatatagggatatatttattaaaattttatctaaatatatatgataattaacaaaataattcattttaatatactaaatatttaaaattatataaatatataaaaaatataatataattcaacacaaataagtatatttgatgtattgtgggcaatgcgaatgtaaaatttatgggtaactagttagatttttttatttatgggtaataattttattttttttacaaatttgtaatttttattatttacggaaacggcccgaaacgtttcgtacgggtgtccaagagtttccggtttccgagacgtttccgaaacgggaaacgcaactttgtCGAAATTTCCATGCTTCTTACctcaattattcaatttttgacaattttttacTTAAAGGATGACAtcattcaattaaataaattcaaaaataatattaaatttattttcatttaaaaaagtacaaataaatcttttatttttaataactaactaaaaactataataaaattaaaactaatgtaaatttttaattaattcaactaaatctgaataaattttaaacatatacagttaatatatgctagacatggagaatatttttgaatttttttcaaataaaaaagacgtcaatttaatatttcagggtataattgaaacacaaaatgTGTAACAGAATAAAATTGGTAATTTTTAAACGGCGGGTAATGCCCTTATATTAATATAGCTGTAATCTCATTATAAAAGAGCATTTTGGttggaaaaaaaatcatatggaataaaataatagttttaaaattcATGAGGAAAAAAATTGTTTGGATCGAAATTCATGAAATTAGTAAAAGTAATCAACTTTTAAAGGTATCAACAAGTCTAGAGGATTAGCcgataaaaaagttaaactttgCTATTAATTGCTTATTATTATATAGTATAAATTGGAggaaaatttggtttaaaaatttaaattgagtcCTCTAAGAAAATCATTTAAATTGACTAAAGTGGTTCACATAGCACCACCATTTTTTTCTTCCTTCTAAATAATAACGTggtttttagaaaaaaaatcaaaaacatttttaatgtttaaaatatttatcaattttatatttatgattttttaaaccattttcACACTCTTCTCATTTAAATAcacataattaaaacaattgaaacttattaaacacttcaaaacctaattaaatgatttgaaatttaataaaacaaatcaaaatttaatttaaacctaattaaatctaattcaccCGCCCGCTGCCACACACGCACCGAATACCACCTCTATAACCTTcgataaaaagaatttaaaaaaaattaaaaaaaaagattaatcgGTAAAGAAAACGGTACCACCCCTTTTCCGACCGCCAGAATCTATTTCTAGCGGTCTTTCCGCTTGGGAAGAACATATCTATTCTTCCAAAGTGGAAAGAACATCGATGTTCTTTCCAAGTTGGGAAGAATAGGGGTTGTTCACCCATAGGAGAACAACATGTTGTTCTTCCATGGGAGAACCGCTAAAAAAGATCGCCGGAAAAAAATTCGTCGGTCGGTTAAAAGCAGTGATAAAATATACTGGGTCGTTTTCTAATAGATTCGCAGAAAAAATTAAGGGTGctttacgaaattttaatttttattttagttaatttaattagatttaattaagtttaaattgaatattgattagtttaattgaatattgattagtttaattgaatattgattagtttaattcaattttgatttgtttaattcaattttgatgtgtttaattagatttagaAATGTTTAATCGAGGtttgattgttttaataaatattttaattttcaaatattatttaattttatatattaaaatgaagaaaaaggtgaaaatgattaaaaaaattataaatataaaattggtaagtattttaaacattaatgatgtttttgaattttttccctAAGGGCCtagacataaaaaaaaactaacagaGTTAGTGTTTGGTGTGATGTGAACCACCTTGTACAACTTCAAGATGATAATTGAGCCAATTTTAACCTTAAAggtttatttcttcttttagtTTGATCGCAGAGAGTAAAGTAAGCCTTTTAACTTTAGATATCGTCCACATCATCCATTGATGATGGTAGGAGTGAGCACGGATCATGGATATTTccaaaatcgaaccaaaaaccaaaccgaaaaccgaaccaaaaatatCCAGAACCGGAAAATATCGTTGACCATTGACTTTtcccgaaccgaaccgtaccgaaaattTTATTAGTACGGTTCTGGATCTTAGATAAATAACTGTACCGAAAACCGTACTGAACCGAAGTACAGAACTTAGaattaccaaattttaaaattattttataaaattaaataatatatatcaaacatattagtctatatatatataaaggatTGAGATTCCAACATGAGGAGTTATATTCACTAATTTACACCATTCATTGCAAAATGAATAGTGtagattagtttaattaaatttggagTTTTTTGATTTACATCattcattttgtaataaatGAACATGAGGAGTTATATTCAGCAATTTACACCATTCATTgcaaaatgaatggtgtagattagtttaattgaatttgaactttttttatttacatcattcattttgtaataaatGAACATGAGGAGTTATATTCACTAATTTACACCATTCATTgcaaaatgaatggtgtagattagtttaattaaatttggacCTTTTTGATTTACatcatttattttgtaataaacAGTGTAGATTTAATGAACATGACTCCCTCATGTTCAATGAACATGAGGGAATCTCAatctatatataaattaagaatttatattatacttgttttttattttaataaaagttatataaatttgtcaaaaatttaataattattatatataatttttaaaaaattgatatcatCAATtgatatattcataatttttttattattggccaaaattatatagttttaacaaaaataatacaGTTTTGGCTTTTATAGTAGATAAAAGTACCTTATcaaataaccaaaaatttaatgtTAAATCGAATGATAACATAcatattgtgttttttttattttattaacgtTTACTTATTTGTGATAGTTGGAAATATAAAAGCAATGTAATGAATTAGAAGATGATTAATTTGAAGagtcaaaataatataatataatatattaaagaccatattataaataaaataatatccgtGGTTCTAGTGATATTTGTATCGAACCATAAGGACCGAATTCCCGCACTgaaccgtaccgaaaaataGAATCTCCGAACTAATTATTGGTACGGATCCGGATCTTCAATTTTTGATATCTCCGGTTTATGGTTTGCTTTCGGAGATATGCCAATCTCCGGATTCCTCCGAACCGTGCTAGCCCCTAGATGATGGAACCCACATTTCACTAGACCTTACTTACTCCTCCTCGATGAGTATTttattatctaaaaaaattagaaagctTGAGAAAACATCTTGAACCAGTCGAGTTGTTTTTCCATAATTAAGTAatgtatcattttttaataattatctgtGTTTTTTACCCCGTTAACTGCTACTAGTAGCTCAAAATAATGGAGCCATGGAGATAAATTTGTCATTCGTTGGGAGAGGTTTCTCCCTACTAAGTCTCTAAATGTTCTTCTTGTGGAAAATGATGACTCCAAACGACATGTTCTTAGTGCTTTATGAAGGTTGGTTTTCTGCATTTCAAATTCAGTAAATGGTTTTCGAATGGACGTATCCCACTGTGCGCGTAGCTTTTCGAGCTCTAACTGTAGTTAGGTGTCATTATATGTTCAAAATGGTATCTTTCTCAtattttttgtttctatttatGTTGGAGTTGCGCCAAATAGTTACTGATAATCTTCCATGCAACATGCACAGTTACTGCTGCTGCAAATGCTCTTTCGAGCGTGGAAAATACTGGAAGATATGACTAATCATAGAGACATTATCCTAACAGAGGTCGTCTTGCCTAATGTACCTGGAATTGGTCTTTTTATGCAAGATTATGAACCAAATCTCTCAGGAATATTGCAGTGATATGTAAGTACTAATCTCAGGTGCTTCTATTGTGGACTTGTTAAGATTCAGTATTTAGATGACTATTTTGAGATTGCTGATTTCTTGCATTTAACCTTCACATTTATGAGTTGTATGTGCAGTGATGCTTAAAAATTTGTGGTAGCATGTTTGGAGGAGATGTCACAGTGAGTTACTTAACATTTGTTCTTCAAATGAGTTAAAGTATGTTGGGTACCATTTTGGACATTTATTGTTTTCGTTTTTCGCACTTCTGGAAGGTAGACAAATTTTTCTGAAATAACATAAGAGTAGAAATTGTAGAATAGATTCAAGTTTTTATGTCTCCACAAAATGTCTGATTTGTGTCAAAGAACCATTAGACCCATTGAAACACCAAATGCTAAAACTacatattttacaaaaatagaatataaatataaaaattcaattttttttttgagaaaaaaattcaaaaatattttaagaaggccaaatgttgtaaaaaggccaaacctttcataaaagtttcacaaaagtcctgaccttttaattttgtcgattttggccaaaaacaaattatttggtctcaattgtggccaactctcaatttgatttcaatttgcctatgtgacgcctatgtggcgcctatatggcatgccaaatattggaaggtcgggacttttgtgaaaccaaataatctatttttggccaaaatcgacaaaattgaaaggtcagaacttttatgaaaccaaataatcagtttttggccaaaatcgataaaattgaaaggtcaggacttttgtgaaacttttgtgaaaggtttggcctttttataacatttggccttttaagaatgaaaatgaaacaacaaaacataaaacatgataaatatcTGTGCAACATATGTTTGAGCAAGtgtagtaaaaaaattaattgtaggATCTCCCAATGAATACTATTTTTGAAGAACTGAGATTGTagtatttaattgaattgataCTGTAAGCCTTTGTCCTGAACTTGAGTATCTAAACTACTTTATCATATCGATGTCTAAACTCGAGTAAGGCATGACTTATTGCAGCCTAATCAATCCCCAGACAACAAGGAAAAGGGCACTTGTAACTTAAGATTTACGCTAGCGTATCAAAAGCATGTATTGAATAAACAGAATGGTTCCTACGTACAAGAATCCTAAAACATATTAATCAAATCCTAAAACAGTATTACCAATCGATATCACCATCAGGGGGTACTTGCGCAAGACAGAAAGAATGAAAGAAGTAATGTTATggaaaaaagtaaaaaccaaGTAATCGGTAGTAATTATGTAATGGAAACGTTTCCAATATCATGTAGGATTTCTTAGGGATTAATTGGAAACAAAGACATAGAATTTCTGTTTGTTTCCGAGTACAATACTCCATTTGGAGACCTAAGACACTGGTTTTGCaagtaaataaataagtaaGCATGAAACTTGGACAACGAGCAATTGTCAAAACATCTCTAATGGCTCTAATCAGCATATTTCGCAAACTATATCAATCACTCGTACAACTATTATAACAACTAAAACCTGTTTTTCATAGGAAGTCTAATGACTGAGAATAGCAACCTAAAAAGTCtaattgtaaatttataaatcaaatcttAAGAAAAAACGGGGATTCTTTAAAACACTTAACCGACTTTAAGTCCGAGCaaactatatatttttggtGACGAGGACTCATTCCCGAGTCCCAACCACTCCATCTATTAGAAATGGCATAGCCgggatttgaacccacgaccatTGGCCCCTAGATGGATGAGACTTACTCTCATAACCCACTACCAGTCTTTGTTCCTCTGCCAGAACCTttgcaaaacaattacaaacctTCTCGAATACGATacaaatcacataaaaaaacagaaattgATGAACTTTGTCATAAATTAACTGatttttttctctaaattaACAATCTTTGTTCATTTTGACCAATCCAAAATTGCATAAATAAACAACAGATTTGACCTACCTAAGATAAGCAGGGATCTTAATACGAATAAAAAGCATACTCATAACATAAGCAATAACAATGGAAGAAACCCCAGCAGAAGCATACGAAACCTTAACGGATTTAGCCCGACTCTTATCAAGACCAAGATCCAGCAGCACAATACCAATTCCACCAAGAACAAACATAAACCCGGACGACAATCCTTCGATTATGTACTGCCCGTTCACTCTTCCGGCTAGAAAAACTACGGGTCTTACGGATCCGGTAACTGGGTCTTGGATAGATCCGATTCCGGGTGGCTCCACGATCATATCGTACAGCACGCCGGAGACCACCATGAAGTAGGTCAGAAGAACGACGGCGAACACTGTCATTGGTGATGGAAGTGTCACTGTTGGCACCTTCAGGCGGAGGCGCGGTGGCCGGAGAATGGAGAAGGGTACGATTTTTAGGATGTGGAAGATGGGATCCATGCTTGAAtttgcctttttttttaaatctttgttgagcaaattaaatttttgttggAGGAAATAGTTTGGAATTTTAAGTGTTTGCTCTATCTACATTTCTGCCCTTgcattttagaaaatattgCTTTTCGTCCCTCATTATTAGACCTGTTTATGGGCTGATTTCAGGCTGGGCTCGGGCTCGAGTCTACCGggctttattattttttatgtaaatccAAGTGCGGCCTAAATCTGGTTTGGGCTTCATATTTGCTATCCAAGTATGTCTCTTGCGTTTTATACATGCGGGTTCATAGTGGTTTTTTCAGCCTTACATGAGGAATTACAATATATTGAAAGCATATGCTTGCAAAATAACGGGCTTTTTTCGATTTTGGACTCGGACTGTTTCCAAACCCGCTTGAACAGACCACACAGATACTCAGGCCTATGAACAGGTCTACTTATTAGACCTATAAGTTTAatgtttgcttttatttttaagtttaatcGTAAAATACTACCTATTTATTTTGACTTTTCTGTGATATgactaaactttcaaaattgtcaattttagactatttttcaatttttactttcaattatAGCCACTTGTTTGAATTGGAATAGAAAACGATCCAAATATATCATTCATATTTATAATTCTTAAGGTAAAGTTAAATGTAATAATGTAAAAcgtatatttgaacttttttctaccCTAACAAATTGctataattgaatttaaaaattaaaaaatgggtTAAAGCagatgattttaaaaatttggaccatgaatgaaaaaaaaaagcaaaaaaaaaaaattaacgaaCGATTTAACCTTATTTATTAGCACCAAGGCTTTGTCTCAGTTTATGGAAAAATgttgatgtatttttttttaatttaacacAATTTCGTTGTTATACTTGTCtctttgaaaataaaaaatgtactTATAAACAAGGAGTTGGGTCAATTATTTAATCAAATGATATTAAACATGTTTTCAATCTCTTTTCGAGAAAGAAGTGGGCTATTTCTTTACAAAATTATACTCAATTTCATATGAGACAATTCTGCccaaaactaataaataaaacttttaaatagcataattataattatctttTACATATAGGGTAGATATAAATTAAAGATTAGTTTATAATACAATAAATAACTACAGTAATTTAAATATCTTCTAGAATAAACGTCGCTAACACTCTTTTCAGTAGGAGAAGGACTTATGTAGTTGTATTGATAGAGGACTCATAATCAGAAAAGAGAAACAATGACAAAAAAAACTCTTTATGTTCTACGCCTAAAATAACGGCTAATGATGATCCtaataaatcaacaaaaaaaggTATAAATACAAGTAGGGAATGAAGAGGGGGAATATATCACTACTTCAGATATGGAAGTCGAGGCTGGTAATGACAACACAGCTAGAAATTCGAGGCTCACAAGGAACATCATTCAAAGATAAGTCGATGGGCTCTAATAACAATAAGGACGATTACGATGGGGAAATATTCTAGTTTCACTCTTTCTAAGGAAGATGTGGACATCACTGACGCAAGAGGTGTACCAATGATCAATTTTTCCGACCGAGCCCATAACCTCATTGCTTAGAATATAAAGTATTGTGTTATAATTTGGCTGCTTGGAAAAACTATTGGATATAGAATTCTTAAGTTGTGGAAACCTAAGGATTATCCAAGTCTCATTGACTTGAATAATAACTTCTTTCTAGTGAAATTATATTCCAACGATGATTACATAAATGTTTTATCCGGCAGCCCTTGGGTTCTTTTTGGACATTATCTCACTGTTCAGCCATGGAATTAGGCATTCTCGTCGGACAATGCCAATTCTACCTCTGTTTCAGCATGAAAACTTGTTGGAAAAAATGCTCACGCGctaatgccaacttgtaatagagtggactttaagtccggattgtcgaacccacaaggatgagaggtttaaagtgagcgaagtcgatcttgaaattcaattcggataGCAAACGAGTGATTGGTTTTGATTAACACTACGGAAATTAACTCAAGCAACTAATCaataaacaattaaagaaaTGCAACAACAAACAACTAATTGATTAACGGattaaaaacgataattaaaaagcgcctaagggttgctaatcatgccaaagcaattCCTAGGTAGATAGGTCCGGTATACGGATTGGTTTGGGTCAAGCCATTCTAAGGTATccaaatccgctctctcgagccggaagtcgAAGAACcgacaattgattaataagtcgaaatccaactcactctcgcgcaattgaATGTCGACTACACcaatcaatccgattaatccgcGAACTCAAACAACCACTAAATCCTAAATCACTCTCGTGCATCTAGGTCTTAAGCTTATGCTTAAATAGGTCTATCTGATTAGTTTAACTCTCGccctcactaatcaaacactAATCAAAGATTAAGAGGCCAACTTAATCTAGGCATTAAGACtaataaacacaacaaaaccctaacccatacTACCTTAACCAATCATTTAGCAATTAaacatggcaatcataacaacccctagactaggagtttagctactcatgattaaagttaaagcaacaactaagcaataattaattaacataataaaaGTGAGAATGATTACCTTAAATagcaatgaagaacaataaatcaTAAAGAAGATAATGAAGAATCAAAGATAAAAGCTTGTATTCAAATGTTACATCTTGTTCTTACAAAGCAATAAAAGCTTCCAAgcaccaacaatggtggaaactaTGGAGGCACAAAACCTAAGCTATTCTACTCCTAAAAGATGACTAAAAGTGTTGTTACATAATAAGTGATACCCTA
This region of Mercurialis annua linkage group LG1-X, ddMerAnnu1.2, whole genome shotgun sequence genomic DNA includes:
- the LOC126667978 gene encoding uncharacterized protein LOC126667978; this encodes MDPIFHILKIVPFSILRPPRLRLKVPTVTLPSPMTVFAVVLLTYFMVVSGVLYDMIVEPPGIGSIQDPVTGSVRPVVFLAGRVNGQYIIEGLSSGFMFVLGGIGIVLLDLGLDKSRAKSVKVSYASAGVSSIVIAYVMSMLFIRIKIPAYLR